In Lepus europaeus isolate LE1 chromosome 23, mLepTim1.pri, whole genome shotgun sequence, a single genomic region encodes these proteins:
- the C23H12orf43 gene encoding protein CUSTOS has product MAAPSGATSDSESSSSSDAEELARCREAAMPAWGLEQRPRGAEKPRADAANTPLPASQPSLRHRVDEHEQDGNELQTTPEFRAHVAKKLGALLDSAITIWEAGKEPGKAGLPKEASEDDGFRLFFTSIPGDPGQEAGPQPRRKRQPSSSSEDSDAWRRCREAAVSASDVLQESAIHGPAQGEHEAKKKKKKLKKKARKVAGVATETVAQEQEEEVGTVNGARVSPGTKRKKRKKKARKALEAPSSPPAAGTVATPTD; this is encoded by the exons ATGGCAGCGCCCAGTGGCGCCACGAGCGACTCGGAGAGTAGCAGCAGCAGCGATGCAGAGGAGCTGGCTCGGTGCCGCGAGGCGGCGATGCCGGCCTGGGGCTTGGAGCAGCGCCCGCGGGGGGCGGAGAAACCAAGAGCCG ACGCTGCGAACACCCCGCTGCCGGCCTCCCAGCCGAGCCTCAG gcaCAGGGTGGATGAGCACGAACAAGATGGCAATGAGCTGCAGACCACCCCCGAGTTCCGAGCCCACGTAGCCAAGAAGCTGGGAGCCCTGCTGGACAG TGCCATCACCATCTGGGAAGCTGGGAAGGAGCCAGGGAAAGCCGGGCTGCCGAAGGAGGCCTCGGAGGATGACG GCTTCCGCCTCTTCTTCACGTCCATCCCCGGAGACCCCGGGCAGGAAGCTGGCCCCCAGCCGCGCCGGAAGCGGCAGCCCTCCAGCTCCAG CGAGGACAGCGACGCGTGGCGGCGGTGCCGGGAGGCGGCCGTGTCCGCCTCTGACGTCCTGCAGGAGTCGGCCATCCACGGCCCCGCCCAGGGCGAGCACGAggccaagaagaagaagaaaaagctgAAGAAGAAAGCCAGGAAGGTGGCCGGCGTTGCCACGGAGACCGTGGcccaggagcaggaagaggaggtgggCACGGTCAACGGGGCCCGGGTGTCCCCTGGGaccaagaggaagaaaaggaagaaaaaggcaaGGAAAGCCCTCgaggctccctcctcccccccagcAGCGGGCACAGTGGCCACGCCTACAGACTGA